In Haliscomenobacter hydrossis DSM 1100, the DNA window GTGGGGATAGTGCCGCGTATTAAGCATCATGTTTCAGCAATTTTTCGTATTTTCGCAAAAAAAAACATGCAGCGCGCCTTTGGGGTTTTGTTCCTCGTCTTTTGGGCTTGCTGCGCTGTTCGGGCGCAGGGGCTTCAGCACATTCAAATCAAGGAAGATCCAGCAATCAGCACTTTGCTGAGTCAATACACCGAAAACAACAAACAAAAGCCCTACATCCGTGGGTGGCGCCTGCAAATATTGGCGACTACCGACCGACCCAAGCTGGATGAAGTCCTGAGCAATTTCAAAGCACAATATCCGTTTGTTCCGATAACCTGGCTACACGAGCGTCCGTATTACCTGTTGCGGGTGGGCGCTTATCATACCAAACTGGAAGCCATGCGTTTGCAGGAACTTGTACGCGGTGCCTATCCAGGGTCGTATATGGTGCAGGACAATCAAATTAGTCCGAGTGATTTCATTGGTTATTAGACCCAGGTTGAACTCAACATTATGCTAGGTAAATTCACTGGTACAAAAACAATCGACTGGGTTGTTTTTTCCGTTTATTTGACGCTTGTTGTCTTTGGGGTATTGATGATTTATGCCTCAACTTACATCGAATACGAGAAATACGGATTCATGCGCTCCTCGGTGGGTCGGCAGTTGATTTGGATGGCCATTTCGGCTGTGGCGTTCGGGGTTATCCTGACACTTGACTGGAAAGTATGGCAACTCTTGGCCTATCCCCTTTATACCATCACGCTGATTTTGCTACTTGGGGTGCCCTTTTTTGGTACGGAGATTCACGGTAACCGCTCCTGGTATATCATTGGGGGGATGTCGCTCCAGCCTTCTGAGTTTGCAAAGGTAGGCACGGCCATGGCCATGGCCGCTTTTCTCAGTACACCGAGTACCAATTTAAAAAGTTTCAGGAGCCAATTTATCGCCTTTGGCATGTTGCTCATGCCCATGGCGCTGATCTTGGTGCAAGGGGATTTGGGATCTGCCATCGTATTTGTATCATTTTTTATTGCGATGTACCGCGAAGGACTATCCCCCAATTACTACCTCGCGGCATTTACCATTCTGACCATTTTGTTGCTGGGTCTTATTTTTGATCCAGTGATTGTATCTATCCTGATTTTGAGCATCGGCTTGTGGTACCTCACCAGCTTGTATAAAGAATCCACCCAGCTGAAACGAATGGTTGCAGTATTGGGCCTGGCAGCAGTAGTTGCTTGGTACTTTGAGCTCGGGCTGTACAGCCTGGCGACTTTGGGCGGAGTTTATTTGTTGTGGGGCCTGATTTATGCCAGCCGCAAAGGGGTGCGGGAAGTAGGTACGGCAGCAATTGCCATTGC includes these proteins:
- a CDS encoding SPOR domain-containing protein gives rise to the protein MQRAFGVLFLVFWACCAVRAQGLQHIQIKEDPAISTLLSQYTENNKQKPYIRGWRLQILATTDRPKLDEVLSNFKAQYPFVPITWLHERPYYLLRVGAYHTKLEAMRLQELVRGAYPGSYMVQDNQISPSDFIGY
- the rodA gene encoding rod shape-determining protein RodA — its product is MLGKFTGTKTIDWVVFSVYLTLVVFGVLMIYASTYIEYEKYGFMRSSVGRQLIWMAISAVAFGVILTLDWKVWQLLAYPLYTITLILLLGVPFFGTEIHGNRSWYIIGGMSLQPSEFAKVGTAMAMAAFLSTPSTNLKSFRSQFIAFGMLLMPMALILVQGDLGSAIVFVSFFIAMYREGLSPNYYLAAFTILTILLLGLIFDPVIVSILILSIGLWYLTSLYKESTQLKRMVAVLGLAAVVAWYFELGLYSLATLGGVYLLWGLIYASRKGVREVGTAAIAIALGVGMCFSANYAVFKVLKPHQADRILVWLKPESCADCKSMYNFMQSKTAITSGGFLGKGFLQGSMTRYSYVPEQPTDFIFCTVGEEQGFIGALGIVALFLVLMLRLTIIAERQRSNFARVYTYCFVGILFIHFFINIGMTIGVTPMIGIPLPFISRGGSSLLAFSAMMGIVLKMDRDRYRL